The Canis lupus dingo isolate Sandy chromosome 8, ASM325472v2, whole genome shotgun sequence genome has a segment encoding these proteins:
- the RDH11 gene encoding retinol dehydrogenase 11 isoform X5, producing MTGNKQVLVRKLDLADTKSIRAFAKGFLAEEKHLHILINNAGVMMCPYTKTVDGFEMHMGVNHLGHFLLTHLLLEKLKESAPSRIVNVSSLAHHLGRIHFHDLQGEKFYNSGLAYCHSKLANILFTQELARRLKGSGITAYSVHPGTVKSELVRHSPFMKWMWWLFSFFIKTPQQGAQTSLYCAITEGLEVLSGHHFSDCSVAWVSAQARNETIARRLWDVSCDLLGIPID from the exons ATGACAGGGAACAAACAGGTCTTAGTGCGGAAACTGGACTTGGCTGATACGAAATCTATTAGAGCCTTTGCTAAAGGCTTCTTAGCAG AGGAAAAGCATCTTCACATTTTGATCAACAATGCAGGAGTGATGATGTGTCCCTACACTAAGACAGTAGATGGCTTTGAGATGCACATGGGTGTCAACCACTTGG GTCACTTCCTCTTGACCCACCTGCTGCTAGAGAAGCTGAAGGAGTCAGCCCCATCAAGGATAGTGAATGTGTCTTCCCTAGCACATCACCTGGGAAGGATCCACTTCCATGACCTACAGGGCGAGAAATTCTATAATTCAGGTCTGGCCTACTGTCACAGCAAGTTAGCCAACATTCTCTTCACCCAAGAACTGGCTCGGAGGCTCAAAG gcTCTGGCATTACAGCGTACTCTGTACACCCTGGCACAGTCAAATCTGAACTGGTTCGGCACTCACCTTTCATGAAATGGATGTGGtggcttttctccttcttcatcaAGACCCCTCAACAGGGAGCGCAGACCAGCCTGTATTGTGCCATCACGGAAGGTCTTGAGGTTCTAAGTGGGCATCATTTCAg TGACTGCAGTGTGGCATGGGTCTCTGCCCAGGCTCGGAATGAGACAATAGCAAGGCGGCTATGGGATGTCAGCTGTGACCTGCTGGGCATCCCTATAGACTGA
- the RDH11 gene encoding retinol dehydrogenase 11 isoform X2: protein MITFLLLLLLLLPLFLYIAAPQIRKILSRGVCTSTVQLPGKVAVVTGANTGIGKETAKELAQRGARVYLACRDVLKGELVAREIQTMTGNKQVLVRKLDLADTKSIRAFAKGFLAEEKHLHILINNAGVMMCPYTKTVDGFEMHMGVNHLGHFLLTHLLLEKLKESAPSRIVNVSSLAHHLGRIHFHDLQGEKFYNSGLAYCHSKLANILFTQELARRLKGSGITAYSVHPGTVKSELVRHSPFMKWMWWLFSFFIKTPQQGAQTSLYCAITEGLEVLSGHHFRDTEKEREAETRAEGEAGSMQGA, encoded by the exons GAAAATACTATCTAGGGGTGTGTGTACATCAACTGTCCAACTTCCTGGGAAGGTAGCTGTGGTCACTGGAGCCAACACAGGCATTGGAAAGGAGACAGCAAAAGAGCTGGCTCAAAGAG GAGCCCGTGTATATTTAGCATGCCGGGATGTGCTAAAGGGGGAACTGGTGGCCCGAGAGATCCAGACCATGACAGGGAACAAACAGGTCTTAGTGCGGAAACTGGACTTGGCTGATACGAAATCTATTAGAGCCTTTGCTAAAGGCTTCTTAGCAG AGGAAAAGCATCTTCACATTTTGATCAACAATGCAGGAGTGATGATGTGTCCCTACACTAAGACAGTAGATGGCTTTGAGATGCACATGGGTGTCAACCACTTGG GTCACTTCCTCTTGACCCACCTGCTGCTAGAGAAGCTGAAGGAGTCAGCCCCATCAAGGATAGTGAATGTGTCTTCCCTAGCACATCACCTGGGAAGGATCCACTTCCATGACCTACAGGGCGAGAAATTCTATAATTCAGGTCTGGCCTACTGTCACAGCAAGTTAGCCAACATTCTCTTCACCCAAGAACTGGCTCGGAGGCTCAAAG gcTCTGGCATTACAGCGTACTCTGTACACCCTGGCACAGTCAAATCTGAACTGGTTCGGCACTCACCTTTCATGAAATGGATGTGGtggcttttctccttcttcatcaAGACCCCTCAACAGGGAGCGCAGACCAGCCTGTATTGTGCCATCACGGAAGGTCTTGAGGTTCTAAGTGGGCATCATTTCAg agacacagagaaagagagagaggcagagacacgggcagagggagaagcaggctccatgcagggagcctga
- the RDH11 gene encoding retinol dehydrogenase 11 isoform X4 — translation MITFLLLLLLLLPLFLYIAAPQIRKILSRGVCTSTVQLPGKVAVVTGANTGIGKETAKELAQRGARVYLACRDVLKGELVAREIQTMTGNKQVLVRKLDLADTKSIRAFAKGFLAGHFLLTHLLLEKLKESAPSRIVNVSSLAHHLGRIHFHDLQGEKFYNSGLAYCHSKLANILFTQELARRLKGSGITAYSVHPGTVKSELVRHSPFMKWMWWLFSFFIKTPQQGAQTSLYCAITEGLEVLSGHHFSDCSVAWVSAQARNETIARRLWDVSCDLLGIPID, via the exons GAAAATACTATCTAGGGGTGTGTGTACATCAACTGTCCAACTTCCTGGGAAGGTAGCTGTGGTCACTGGAGCCAACACAGGCATTGGAAAGGAGACAGCAAAAGAGCTGGCTCAAAGAG GAGCCCGTGTATATTTAGCATGCCGGGATGTGCTAAAGGGGGAACTGGTGGCCCGAGAGATCCAGACCATGACAGGGAACAAACAGGTCTTAGTGCGGAAACTGGACTTGGCTGATACGAAATCTATTAGAGCCTTTGCTAAAGGCTTCTTAGCAG GTCACTTCCTCTTGACCCACCTGCTGCTAGAGAAGCTGAAGGAGTCAGCCCCATCAAGGATAGTGAATGTGTCTTCCCTAGCACATCACCTGGGAAGGATCCACTTCCATGACCTACAGGGCGAGAAATTCTATAATTCAGGTCTGGCCTACTGTCACAGCAAGTTAGCCAACATTCTCTTCACCCAAGAACTGGCTCGGAGGCTCAAAG gcTCTGGCATTACAGCGTACTCTGTACACCCTGGCACAGTCAAATCTGAACTGGTTCGGCACTCACCTTTCATGAAATGGATGTGGtggcttttctccttcttcatcaAGACCCCTCAACAGGGAGCGCAGACCAGCCTGTATTGTGCCATCACGGAAGGTCTTGAGGTTCTAAGTGGGCATCATTTCAg TGACTGCAGTGTGGCATGGGTCTCTGCCCAGGCTCGGAATGAGACAATAGCAAGGCGGCTATGGGATGTCAGCTGTGACCTGCTGGGCATCCCTATAGACTGA
- the RDH11 gene encoding retinol dehydrogenase 11 isoform X1 → MITFLLLLLLLLPLFLYIAAPQIRKILSRGVCTSTVQLPGKVAVVTGANTGIGKETAKELAQRGARVYLACRDVLKGELVAREIQTMTGNKQVLVRKLDLADTKSIRAFAKGFLAEEKHLHILINNAGVMMCPYTKTVDGFEMHMGVNHLGHFLLTHLLLEKLKESAPSRIVNVSSLAHHLGRIHFHDLQGEKFYNSGLAYCHSKLANILFTQELARRLKGSGITAYSVHPGTVKSELVRHSPFMKWMWWLFSFFIKTPQQGAQTSLYCAITEGLEVLSGHHFSDCSVAWVSAQARNETIARRLWDVSCDLLGIPID, encoded by the exons GAAAATACTATCTAGGGGTGTGTGTACATCAACTGTCCAACTTCCTGGGAAGGTAGCTGTGGTCACTGGAGCCAACACAGGCATTGGAAAGGAGACAGCAAAAGAGCTGGCTCAAAGAG GAGCCCGTGTATATTTAGCATGCCGGGATGTGCTAAAGGGGGAACTGGTGGCCCGAGAGATCCAGACCATGACAGGGAACAAACAGGTCTTAGTGCGGAAACTGGACTTGGCTGATACGAAATCTATTAGAGCCTTTGCTAAAGGCTTCTTAGCAG AGGAAAAGCATCTTCACATTTTGATCAACAATGCAGGAGTGATGATGTGTCCCTACACTAAGACAGTAGATGGCTTTGAGATGCACATGGGTGTCAACCACTTGG GTCACTTCCTCTTGACCCACCTGCTGCTAGAGAAGCTGAAGGAGTCAGCCCCATCAAGGATAGTGAATGTGTCTTCCCTAGCACATCACCTGGGAAGGATCCACTTCCATGACCTACAGGGCGAGAAATTCTATAATTCAGGTCTGGCCTACTGTCACAGCAAGTTAGCCAACATTCTCTTCACCCAAGAACTGGCTCGGAGGCTCAAAG gcTCTGGCATTACAGCGTACTCTGTACACCCTGGCACAGTCAAATCTGAACTGGTTCGGCACTCACCTTTCATGAAATGGATGTGGtggcttttctccttcttcatcaAGACCCCTCAACAGGGAGCGCAGACCAGCCTGTATTGTGCCATCACGGAAGGTCTTGAGGTTCTAAGTGGGCATCATTTCAg TGACTGCAGTGTGGCATGGGTCTCTGCCCAGGCTCGGAATGAGACAATAGCAAGGCGGCTATGGGATGTCAGCTGTGACCTGCTGGGCATCCCTATAGACTGA
- the RDH11 gene encoding retinol dehydrogenase 11 isoform X3, which yields MRKILSRGVCTSTVQLPGKVAVVTGANTGIGKETAKELAQRGARVYLACRDVLKGELVAREIQTMTGNKQVLVRKLDLADTKSIRAFAKGFLAEEKHLHILINNAGVMMCPYTKTVDGFEMHMGVNHLGHFLLTHLLLEKLKESAPSRIVNVSSLAHHLGRIHFHDLQGEKFYNSGLAYCHSKLANILFTQELARRLKGSGITAYSVHPGTVKSELVRHSPFMKWMWWLFSFFIKTPQQGAQTSLYCAITEGLEVLSGHHFSDCSVAWVSAQARNETIARRLWDVSCDLLGIPID from the exons GAAAATACTATCTAGGGGTGTGTGTACATCAACTGTCCAACTTCCTGGGAAGGTAGCTGTGGTCACTGGAGCCAACACAGGCATTGGAAAGGAGACAGCAAAAGAGCTGGCTCAAAGAG GAGCCCGTGTATATTTAGCATGCCGGGATGTGCTAAAGGGGGAACTGGTGGCCCGAGAGATCCAGACCATGACAGGGAACAAACAGGTCTTAGTGCGGAAACTGGACTTGGCTGATACGAAATCTATTAGAGCCTTTGCTAAAGGCTTCTTAGCAG AGGAAAAGCATCTTCACATTTTGATCAACAATGCAGGAGTGATGATGTGTCCCTACACTAAGACAGTAGATGGCTTTGAGATGCACATGGGTGTCAACCACTTGG GTCACTTCCTCTTGACCCACCTGCTGCTAGAGAAGCTGAAGGAGTCAGCCCCATCAAGGATAGTGAATGTGTCTTCCCTAGCACATCACCTGGGAAGGATCCACTTCCATGACCTACAGGGCGAGAAATTCTATAATTCAGGTCTGGCCTACTGTCACAGCAAGTTAGCCAACATTCTCTTCACCCAAGAACTGGCTCGGAGGCTCAAAG gcTCTGGCATTACAGCGTACTCTGTACACCCTGGCACAGTCAAATCTGAACTGGTTCGGCACTCACCTTTCATGAAATGGATGTGGtggcttttctccttcttcatcaAGACCCCTCAACAGGGAGCGCAGACCAGCCTGTATTGTGCCATCACGGAAGGTCTTGAGGTTCTAAGTGGGCATCATTTCAg TGACTGCAGTGTGGCATGGGTCTCTGCCCAGGCTCGGAATGAGACAATAGCAAGGCGGCTATGGGATGTCAGCTGTGACCTGCTGGGCATCCCTATAGACTGA